The following coding sequences lie in one Aythya fuligula isolate bAytFul2 chromosome 17, bAytFul2.pri, whole genome shotgun sequence genomic window:
- the LOC116496127 gene encoding pleckstrin homology domain-containing family A member 4-like gives MAGSHTAPPRHPDTQPCRPVPRVHNFGKGGQAVRRDPRAPPAMRGWLHKQDSSGLRLWKRRWFVLVDLCLYYYRDSSEQRVRGGLPLPSYRIRVLGPSAGAPRFLFTAEHPGMRPYVFGVDSPAELSAWVGALRRCAAPLGG, from the exons ATGGCCGGCAGCCacacggcccccccccggcaccccgaCACACAG CCCTGCCGCCCCGTGCCGAGGGTGCACAATTTTGGGAAGGGGGGGCAGGCCGTGCGCAGGGacccccgagcccccccggccATGAGGGGCTGGCTGCACAAacag gacagCTCGGGGCTGCGGCTGTGGAAGCGGCGCTGGTTCGTGCTGGTGGATCTCTGCCTCTACTACTAccggg ACAGCAGCGAGCAGCGGGTTCGGGgggggctccccctgcccagtTATAGGATCCGCGTCCTGGGACCCTCCGCCGGCGCCCCCCGTTTCCTCTTCACG GCGGAGCACCCCGGGATGCGGCCCTATGTGTTTGGGGTCGACAGCCCCGCGGAGCTGAGCGCCTGGGTGGGAGCCCTGCGGCGCTGCGCTGCGCCCCTGGGGGGGTGA
- the THOC5 gene encoding THO complex subunit 5 homolog: MASEAGKKRKPKVIRTDGATPEGKRGKAEGEQDARYYSEECEVDLRDPIKDYELYKETCQELQRLMAEIQELKSRGIKDNASEIDERRVQSCVHFMTLKKLNRLAHIRLKKGRDQTHEAKQKVDAYHLQLQNLLYEVMHLQKEITKCLEFKSKHEEIELVSLEEFYSEAPTEISRPDITLTEPHQQTLARLDWELEQRKRLAERYKECLTIKEKILKEIEVKKEYLSSLQPRLNSIMQASLPVQEYLFMPFDQAHKQYETARHLPPPLYVLFVQASAYGQACDKKLVVAIEGSVEEAKALYKPPEDSQDDESDSDVEEEQTTKRRRPTLGVQLDDKRKEMLKRHPLCVTIDLKCKDDNVLHLTFYYLMNLNVMTVKAKVTTAVEMTTAISAGDLLSPDSLLSCLYPGDHGKKTPNPANQFQFDKVGIVTLSDYVTELGHPYVWVQKLGGLHFPKEQPQHTVTADNSLSASHMELTVKLLRTRLQSRLALHKQFASLEHGVVPVSSECQHLFPTKIVSRLVKWSAIPFEDYAELPYTKDVLEAGLAEDTHLYYMALIERGTAKLQAAVVLNPGYSALPPIFSLCLNWKGERTGNNDDNIRAMESEVNVCYKELWGPKPGYQLLTNQLQRLCMVLDVYLETEPHDTSVEGPKEFPQEKMCLRLVRGPMRLKPFKFNYPQGFFSHR, from the exons ATGGCCTCGGAGGCCGGCAAGAAGCGGAAACCCAAAGTGATCCGCACCGACGGGGCCACGCCCGAGGGCAAGCGCGGCAAGGCGGAGGGCGAGCAG GATGCCCGGTACTACAGCGAGGAGTGCGAGGTGGATCTGCGGGACCCCATCAAGGACTACGAGCTGTACAAGGAgacctgccaggagctgcagcgcCTCATGGCCGAGATCCAGGAGCTGAAGAGCCGCGGCATCAAGGACAAC gccTCCGAGATCGACGAGCGGCGCGTGCAGAGCTGCGTGCACTTCATGACCCTGAAGAAGCTGAACCGCCTGGCGCACATCCGCCTGAAGAAGGGGCGAGACCAGACCCACGAG GCGAAGCAGAAGGTGGACGCCTACCACCTGCAGCTCCAGAACCTGCTGTACGAGGTGATGCACCTGCAGAAAGAGATCACCAAGTGCCTGGAGTTCAA GTCGAAGCACGAGGAGATCGAGCTGGTCAGCCTGGAGGAGTTCTACAGCGAGGCCCCCACCGAAATCAGCCGGCCGGACATCACCCTGACCGAGCCCCACCAGCAGACCCTCGCCCGCCTCGactgggagctggagcagcgCAAGAG GCTGGCAGAGAGGTACAAGGAGTGCCTGACCATCAAGGAGAAGATCCTGAAGGAGATCGAGGTGAAGAAGGAGTacctgagcagcctgcagcctcGCCTCAACAGCATCATGCAG GCCTCCCTGCCCGTGCAGGAGTACCTCTTCATGCCCTTCGACCAGGCGCACAAGCAGTACGAGACAGCCCGGCACCTGCCACCGCCCCTCTACGTCCTCTTCGTCCAAGCCAGCGCCTACGGGCAGGCCTGCG ACAAGAAGCTCGTGGTGGCTATCGAAGGCAGCGTGGAGGAAGCCAAAGCCCTGTACAAGCCCCCCGAGGACTCGCAGG ATGACGAGAGCGACTCGGACGTGGAGGAGGAGCAGACCACG aaGCGGCGCCGGCCCACGCTGGGCGTGCAGCTGGACGACAAGCGCAAGGAGATGCTGAAGCGGCACCCGCTGTGCGTCACCATCGACCTCAAGTGTAAAG ATGACAACGTGCTGCACCTGACCTTCTACTACCTGATGAACCTCAACGTCATGACGGTGAAGGCCAAGGTGACCACCGCCGTCGAGATGACGACTGCCATCAGCGCTGG CGACCTGCTGTCCCCGGACTCCCTCCTGAGCTGCCTGTACCCGGGAGACCACGGGAAGAAGACCCCCAACCCCGCCAACCAGTTCCAGTTCGACAAAGTGGG catcGTCACCTTGAGCGACTACGTGACGGAGCTGGGGCACCCCTACGTGTGGGTGCAGAAGCTGGGCGGCCTGCACTTCCCCAAGGAGCAGCCTCAG CACACGGTCACCGCCGACAACTCGCTGAGTGCCAGCCACATGGAGCTGACGGTGAAGCTGCTGCGGACGAGGCTGCAGTCCCGCCTGGCCCTGCACAAGCAGTTTGCCTCTCTGG AGCACGGCGTGGTGCCGGTCTCCAGTGAATGCCAGCATCTTTTCCCCACCAAGATCGTCTCGCGCCTGGTGAAGTGGAGCGCCATCCCCTTCGAGGACTACGCG GAGTTGCCCTACACTAAAGATGTGCTGGAGGCCGGCCTGGCCGAGGACACGCACCTCTATTACATGGCCCTGATAGAAAGGGGCACAG CCAAGCTCCAGGCCGCTGTGGTCCTGAACCCCGGCTACTCAGCGCTGCCGCCCATCTTCAGCCTCTGCCTCAACTGGAAAGGAGAGCGAACCGGCAACAACGACGACAACATTCGG GCGATGGAGAGCGAGGTCAACGTGTGCTACAAGGAGCTGTGGGGGCCCAAACCCGGCTACCAGCTCCTCACCAACCAGCTGCAGCGCCTCTGCATGGTGCTGGACGTCTACCTGGAGACGGAGCCGCACGACACCAGTGTGGAGGGGCCGAAGGAGTTTCCCCAGGAGAAAATGTGCCTGCGCCTGGTCAG GGGCCCCATGCGCTTGAAGCCCTTCAAGTTCAACTACCCGCAGGGCTTCTTCAGCCACCGCTGA
- the NIPSNAP1 gene encoding protein NipSnap homolog 1, with amino-acid sequence GGGGGGARAYSRDSEGSWFRSLFVHKVDPRKDAHSNLLSKKETSNLYKIQFHNVKPECLDAYNSLTEEVLPKLHLDADYPCDLVGNWNTWYGEQDQAVHLWRFSGGYPALMDCMNKLKQNKEYLDFRKERSRMLLSRRNQLLLEFSFWNEPLPRQGPNIYELRTYKLKPGTMIEWGNNWARAIKYRQENQEAVGGFFSQIGELYVVHHLWAYKDLQSREETRNAAWRKRGWDENVYYTVPLIRTMESRIMIPLKISPLQ; translated from the exons ggcggcggcggcggaggggcgCG GGCGTACTCGCGGGACAGCGAGGGCAGCTGGTTCCGCTCCCTCTTCGTGCACAAGGTGGACCCCCGCAAGGACGCCCACTCCAACCTCCTGTCCAAGAAGGAGACCAGCAACCTCTACAAGATCCAGT TTCACAACGTGAAGCCAGAATGCCTGGATGCCTACAACAGCCTGAC GGAGGAGGTGCTGCCCAAACTGCACTTGGACGCTGATTACCCCTGCGACCTGGTGGGGAACTGGAACACGTGGTACGGCGAGCAGGACCAGGCAG TGCACCTCTGGCGCTTTTCGGGGGGGTACCCGGCCCTCATGGACTGCATGAACAAGCTGAAGCAGAACAAG GAGTACCTGGACTTCCGCAAGGAGCGCAGCCGCATGCTGCTGTCCCGCAGgaaccagctgctgctggagttcagCTTCTGGAACGAGCCCCTGCCCCGCCAGGGGCCCAACATCTACGAGCTCAGGACCTACAAGCTCAAG CCAGGGACCATGATCGAGTGGGGCAACAACTG GGCTCGGGCCATTAAGTACCGGCAGGAGAACCAGGAGGCCGTGGGCGGCTTCTTCTCGCAGATCGGGGAGCTGTACGTCGTGCACCACCTCTGGG CCTACAAGGACCTGCAGTCCCGCGAGGAGACGAGGAACGCGGCGTGGCGGAAACGGGGCTGGGATGAGAACGTCTACTACACGG TGCCGCTGATCCGCACCATGGAGTCCCGGATCATGATCCCGCTGAAGATCTCCCCGCTGCAGTGA